A part of Thalassophryne amazonica chromosome 3, fThaAma1.1, whole genome shotgun sequence genomic DNA contains:
- the LOC117507912 gene encoding caveolin-3-like, translating into MNSTEDNQNEEHPEAEESTMIDIDKRDPNNTHRYVIKMEFEDVIAEPSGVHSWEPVWKFSYKTYSGSKKYSYYTLSTILGVPLSLLWGVLFASVSFIHIWTIMPCIKCCELQCQCLKQLSLMWSRIFPCVKSCADMITSLKAAWNKNQ; encoded by the exons ATGAACAGCACAGAGGACAACCAGAATGAGGAACATCCAGAGGCTGAGGAATCCACCATGATCGACATCGATAAAAGAGACCCCAACAACACGCACAGATACGTAATCAAG atggagtttgaagatgtgattgCAGAGCCCTCTGGGGTACACAGCTGGGAACCAGTTTGGAAATTCAGCTACAAAACCTACTCAGGGTCAAAGAAGTACAGCTACTACACCCTGTCTACCATCCTTGGGGTTCCTCTCTCGCTGCTCTGGGGCGTGTTGTTTGCCAGTGTGTCCTTCATCCATATCTGGACTATTATGCCCTGCATTAAATGCTGTGAGCTCCAGTGTCAGTGTCTGAAACAGCTGTCCTTAATGTGGAGCCGCATCTTTCCATGTGTTAAGAGTTGTGCAGATATGATCACCAGCCTGAAAGCAGCTTGGAATAAGAATCAGTGA